AGCGAAAgaataatttagttaactgaaatttaaaaaagatagttttttttttttttaaactcaataaaaactacaatgaacaaagcaaaactaactaaaactaaagtgaattgcagataaaatcagtttagttttagttttccttttattttttccctccatttttgctgtattctgttcagtttgacttcttgagataacaggctagtaccagtaggtggcagcataGTGGCTGCTGTGTAACGCACAATAAGAAGATGCTCAACGTGTAATTTATGATTTTTTAGAAAGAAGAAGTTGTTCCAGGCAGGAAACATCACAGCCCAATATGGGAATATTTTGACTATGAACTATGAAGTGTGgtgatgggaacatttgtgggatacagctaaaagggaaaaatcccaCTAATTTCACATTAGTGGGATTTTTTCACCTTGGAAGTTCTCCCAGAGAAGCAGGAGACCACAATCACAGCAAATGTTGCCTCAGTCACTGAGGCTCAGTGTCAGTATTGtttcatccttttcagcttctaTTAATCAAgatttaaaaactataataacctcGGTCCACACTCACTCCCTCATTCAATCATTTACTTTTCCCATAGACCCACAACagattactattactattaatattatcataattataattattataacagGGCCATTTGGAACTACCTGGTGGAAGAGTTCTTGCCTGAATCAACCATGGATGACTGGCAGTGTTTCAGTTAGAAGCGGTGGAACTTCCCTATCTATGGGATCCATAGATGGGAAGGACTTGAATTTCCAGGTTCCCCCAAGGTCCAATTCTTAGTTTCACAACTGCAAAGGGAACCTTTCTTTGATCCTTTTTGACAGTGGTGGATCCATCTTTGGTCAGCATTTCACATATTGGCTTCTCTAAAGACTCCCTCCTCCCTGGAGCAGAGTACATGGAACCCCCAACCCAATGTCCTTGTAGGATATAGACGTTTCCTCTGCAGCAGAATGTCGTGCAGCCTTTCCCTGGTCGACTATCCAGGAGGGTCTTCAATTACAGTTGCTCTCCTGTGCAAGTTTGGTAGTGGAGTTTGTTTTCGGGAATCTTACAGGCCAGTGGTGGATGTACCAGTGTGCCAGAATAACTGTTGGCTGAATTAACTGGTGATAGATGCAGATGTTTCGTAGGGGTGGCTTTTGAGGACCCCATGTTGACTTTCCAGGAAATAAACATTCCGCTTACTTCATCTCTCCACCACATTAATTAGTCTGTGTCTCTGACACCTTACTAATGTTACAGAAACAACATTCTGGAACATTTATTTAGGCGTCGAGACAACTACATGAAAATAGTAGACCTCTCACTAAAAACATATCATTTGCTGTCtggtcataaaaaaacaacaaaactatcTGTGTTGGAGTCAAAGCACTGATACTATAACTATAATGACTATGAGTGCCTTTGCCACCACTGTTGTGCCACACAGACATCAAGGAAAGAGAGGATATAGTCACAGAAACACTTCACAGTAACAAATCCTGAATGCATCTAAAACAACAGTGAATTGTGGTATTATTTATTGCAGCCATGTTAAATAAAGTGtcccaatattttttttaaatactggctggctttttttacatttcatcatttacaaatcaaatctttaaaataGGCAACACACCAGCTCTGGTGTTGAAAACACATTGGTGGAGTCTAACAGGTGATATTCCGCTGCATGCTGCGCTGAATAATCTAAAGCATATTGTTGTGATTAGAAAGATAAATGTGTGCAGCCTTAACATAAAATATGATCAATGGTTTATACACACGGCACAAGTTATATCACAAGTTAATCTGGACATATCACACTTTGCCACAGGTGAATCAATGCTGCTTTCCTGTTGGGTGTGAACATATTCCAGACTGTATGTTACACACTGTATGAAAGTATCAACACTTCACACATCGACTTTACACCACATTAATAATGACATTTGATACAAAACACAAGACcgacaacaaaaacatattattaGAAATGTATGGACGTTTGAAGTTACTGCCACTGTTCGGCACCTGCAGACACTTATCACTGTTTTGTAGCTGAAACGACATTTCGGGCTGAAGTGGGGCATAGAACCACAGTTCAATACCTGCCGCCACACTTCACTAGACACTGAGCAATCAGCACAGAAAAATGTCAGCTATATGACATATGATATGAAATTAGTGCAACAGAATCCATGATGAAGACTCAAAATAACCCTTTAAACATGGTATAAGCAGGCAGTATCAGCATGAACATGCACAGGGCAGCTGCACAACATTGGTCAGTGTTACATCCGttacatacattttcaaaaaaccTGCAAACCTGTGTCATGTTAACCTCATTTATATGGACTATTGTACCCCCGTAGTGATTTAAGCTTTCCAGACCTGTGCGTAGAATTTATCCAAAATCTGTTAGTTAACAGTCATGtctttaattgattaatagatGTGCTGAATCATGTGTAAATATCCATGTGACAACACAACAGGATCATTTTGTAACCAACTTAATGCTACTgatttttgcagtatttttaacaGGCATCACCACAGGGAATATCACCAGTAAATTCAGCCCCCAGTTAATCTAAACCATTACTCAACCAACAATATAGAAGTCTACGCAAAGGCCACTCAATGTCCTCCACAACTTCATGAGGGCCAACCAGTAAACAAGGACTGGAAATGGACATGCTGGAGAGCCAGGAATGGACCATTTTATcagatgaatattaaatatccTCCTTGGGTCAAAACACGCAGTGAGGCTCTAACATTCATCTGAAGCAACAACtgatttttgagtggagggcgACTTTAAATTCCTTATCATTGAAATAATTTTAGATATCCAGAAGCACCAATAAGATTTAACAGAACAAGGGTGGATGAACTGTTCCTTGAAcaatatttctatatttgtgatcacttttctgtattaaatatgGTTGAAATATGggaagaatattttatttaattgtattttacaccaaaaacaaacaatagcaCACTTTCTAAATACATACACACGTGGCAGTGTTATGACATCTTTATTCAATGTATTTCATTGGCTGAAAGCTTTTCAGCTGTACATTATTAAACCAGCTCTAAGAAAAATGGACtatgaaacaaaagaaagaacgcttattttgttttttagttcatttcattttgagttcagttcattttcaaaaaTTCAACAGGAACTCAACAGGCATTAACGAAAGAGTAATGTTGATGCATTGCAGTAAATGGTGGATTTCTATTAAATAAgtctataaaaaaataaattcccACATAAAGTCAcgtaaataatataaacacaaccCTGAACTGGACAGGCTGGACATTGCAGACATTGAGCACACTAGCCTGTGCTTAACTTGAATTTTAAAGTAAACGAGGAAAATGTTAGTTTTTGAGAACTAAACAGAAATAATACACTACAGTAGGCTGATTATGTTATCAATTCTCTGTCACATTTTCAGTTGCCTACAGCATAGGCTTTGCTTCAGAAACAGtctgatgaaaatgaaatttgacCATGGCTTTTATAGCTACTGTTATCATTGTAACTGCAGGCAGTAAGTTCATCTGGGTCAGTGATGGCACAAGACACATGGAGCTTGTGTTGTGAATGACTCTCAGTATCTCCAACTCAAACTCACTCAACTGTGGCTGGTTTGCATGCGTAGTGGCGACGCACTTGCAGAGGAACAGCCATCCTCAttctcctcccctcccaccGCTGCTGACTCATCCTGATCATATGCTTCCCCCACCTTCTACCTCCAGGACACCACCAACCATTGCTCCTCTCAACCCAGCTCGCCTCATCCTTGGTCTTCTCCTCAGTAGTCTCCCACCTCCTCTCACTACAGCCCTCATGTTGCTGCTTGACTCTAGCCATTGTGAAAGGCTTCagaatattattaataatgacatAAATCCCCATTGTTGAGCAGGCAGATGAGCACTGCCAGTCATTCTTCGCTCTGCCTCTTTGGTTTTCTACTTTGAGGTATTTTCACCTCTTCATATATTCATCCGCAAAAacaccagaagaagaagacagggTCCCAACATTGCAAATACACTACACAAGTATAGTTTCTCTGTGAATTTTCCACATTTGTCTTAAATGTCCAAACAAGACCAGCACTTAGTATATATAACCATTGACTGTTATattgtcaaaagtttggatcGCCACTATATTACTTATTCACATAGTAAACTAATGAATGTGAACAGAAGCCAGGAATCAATCATTACAACTGAAAACGTCACCTCAATCAatggcagctttatttattttaaacatgtgacTTTTTACTGAATCTCTTGACATTAATGCAATTCTGTCTCCCTTTGGCAACCTCTCACCAACAAAGTTTTTCCCTTGTGTGGACAGTCATGTGTTGTGTCAGATTTCCTCTTTGTGCAAATGTTTCACCACAAACAGGACAACTACACagtcttttctgtgtgtgaactATCAGGTGTTTTGTCAGATTGCCCTTCTGAGTAAATCTTTTCCCACAAAGTGTACAACCAAAGGGTCTCTCCCCAGTATGACGTCTCATGTGTGTCTTAAGATGGTGCTTTTGGCCAAATCTTCTACCACATTTACAGCAGCTATATTTAGTGCCAGTATTACATCCTATATTGTTtacagatgcattttttttcatagTATTTATGTCCGTCTGAGATTTCCTGGTCTCCTTCCAATCACCAGCATTATCTTCAGTTTCAGCTACAGATGAGTATGAAGTCTTGTCATCAGATCCAGATAGACATTTAAAACCAGACACTGACATCCTGGCTGTTTCTGGTCCTCCACAGTCCTCTCCATCAGCTTCTGTTATTTTCATCTGTTCAGTTGAGCTGCTGCCTGGGGGCTCTGACTCACTGCTCTCTTCAGTTTGTCTTTGATGAAGCTGTGACAACTGAGatttctcttcatcatcattctgcacaggGAAATGAGTAAGTAGGAACgcttccccctcctctttaaTGTTTGGGTGCTCCTGGACCACACTGGAGCTCAACCCCTGATGCTCTTCTTTTATCACCAGCTCCTGCTGCTGGACATCTGctggaaatacaaaaatacaaacacataatcAAGTTTAACCACTTACTCCTTAGGTCTCTGGCTCAGGGTCCTACTCGAAAATGACATGCTCAACATGAATATAGTATATATCTGCAACTACAAGGTCTATATGAATAATAATGGTATCACAGGGATTAAAGCAAAAAGAAATCTTctgactgaaaaatgttttcagtcagaaggggaggaggaggaggggctcTCTCTCACATCCCCACTCTCTACCTTTCCTCTAAAAAATCCAAACgccaaatgtaaatgtatggataaatattaatttaacagTTCAACATAGAGTATATCACCATCAGTGATAGGCTGCCCATGtctgctttgtgttgtttttgtgataATAATGTAGGTAGGGTATCACAttgtatataattattattcctCTGTCATTCTCATCAGATCTGCATTGATCTCATATATGGCCTTTCGGCAGTCCAATTGACGGAAATCAGTCAGCGACCGAGTACTTTAATCACTGTAGTATCATAATAAAGGTAACACTTGTGAGATACCTGTAGAGGTGAAAGCATAAGCATATATGTTACTGGGTCACACTAAATGAAGATTGAACATAgcataaatgtaatatttaatctCCCCTGACAAAAATTAGCATTTTTATAGTAAATAACACCTTCTGAATTATGCTTCTGTAGACAAAAACCTCTACAAACTGTAGCATAACATCTGAACATTATCTGTTCCAAGTGTGCCATCTCCACTCACTCCCTGGCgctgaaatagttacattacttatccCATTTTGGAGCCCTGAACAAGTATGAACTTGTTTGGTCCGCCTCAATAAATAGTTCCAATCTAGTATCATAGactataagaaatggacgtaacatccgtgacgtcacccattggtttgtggattgTTGTTGtcactacccgatgtgagtcacacatgcgcagtagCGTCCTCCATCGTCCACCATCTTTGACAGTTATGTACGGCAACTCCgcttggaaaaaacacattattcaccCGACTAAATCGCGATTCGTGAGAAATATGAACTTTTGAGTGCTTATTACATCTCTAAGGTTATAGTTTATCtcgtattttatatattgttttgtcagctgcagcactgtgagaagagttatttctgtgtttcctcatgtttatgtgtataatcttaatctaacagcagcagtagtgttgtgtagtaactgcagggctccagcagagggagtgtTGTCATAGTAACTGCAGGGCTCAAGCAGAGGGAGtgtagagctgtcagtcattaCACACGTGACCCGAGGaaagtttgtgtctgtgtatttttcacattaatactcATAAATACTTCCTTTAagggcttttaaaaatatatatagagtctaagtaaaaagaaaaaagtcccaGTCACATCAGCGGCTAACTCCGATCAGGATATATCAAtaacgttttttgtttttttttaaactaatgaaCACTGCGCATGCACGACTCACATTGGCCGCTTGGTCGCACTCACATTGGGTAGCGACATTGCGCATGCGCGAAAAACACGCTTGTGTATTAATACTTCCCCGGTTACATACAGATGTACAAACTTGTGTTGAACTTCTTTTGTTTCTATAATTTCTTCGGACTCGCATCCAACTGCTGAAACAtgtatgaaatacatctatccaacatataacagtagtttgtccaagtggtgttGCCATAAGTAGCTGTCCAAGATGGCCAACGATGTCGGACGCTACTGCGCATGTTAGCTTTACCTAACATCGGTAAGCGACTCACATTGGGTAATGTCAGTTGTCACTGTCACTGCCCGATTTCCGGAGCTTCCTGATTTTCTGTACGGACCGTCCATGCATTCGCGAACGAGCCGCCATCTTGTATGGCAGAGGTCACTAACTGGCGGACCGCGGTCCGGGTCCGGACCCAGAAGCTGTCCCATACGGACTCGGACCTACAACCAAAACAGAAGGTTATGAATTGTTTCGCTTCTATTTTAACCCGGCGCAGCTTCTGTAGTCTTTACGGTAGTGGTTTAGTGGATAAAGAAACGCACAGACCAATTACATGCGAGTTAAGCCATCCCACGTGATACCACTAAGCCAATCAAGTCTGGACATTCAAGGCGGTAAACATTGCGACTctacagaacaaacagatgAGAGAGTTAGAAAGAGTTAAAAAGACggtagaaagaaaaagaaaggaagcgATAGAAAGTTGAGAATAAGGCGAGTGAGACGGAGAAAGGGAGAAGTTCACTTGTAACAGAAGCAAAAAGATGTGTAATATACACTACAGAAAAGAGTATGGGCATccacaacaaacagaaacccttaaacatacaataaataaacaagtgatAGATGTAAAGTgaccagaatataaataatattgcatATGATAAACAGTTTGcaatgtgaaaaatatgttgAGTAGTGGTGAGGACTGAGAGAAGAAACTACAGCATGTTCAGGTTGTGCAGGTGTTGTAGGAATGAAAGATCATAAGCAGcttatatttagttttcttgTGTGGACATTAAATATTAGACtactaaaatgtgttaaaacagtTGTGGCATatctacaaaataaattaaatactaccagaacattttaatattgtcaCCGTAGTTTCTACAATAGATATTGTCAAAAAGTTTTTGAATTGTACtgaattaatttgatttgacaGTCTGTATTGAACACATGCAGATGTTGATACAACTACTAGGCTACTTAAATATATATCACACTAAATAGTTAGACATTATGATCTTCCGGACCTTTGCTTCAAGACATTTTCTCCAACTGGACCTCTTTAAATTTGAGTTGAATATCCCTGTTGTATGGTAactccacttggacaaacttcaTTCCGTCTCTGCCCGATTTCTTTGTTGTGAttactttatacacacacatagatatatctatatatatatatatatatatatatagatatatatatatatatatatatagatatatctataGATCCATTGACTtgtccattgacttgtatagagacagaagtccttttgacaccaaaacggtcgccccctgatggccttttgatagaatgcagttttaagttacttccgcgttggtcTCCGCTCAGAGGACCTGAACTCTCCGCCTGTCTAGTATACAGAGTTTAGAACAGTTCGGTTTCACATACGCATATTTCTTAACAAACCAAAATATGTAATGACTACTCCTCATAGGTCACTTTGGGGTTTATcttcttcattttcctcttttgttaaaaacctggacagaaaagaaaaagccacTGGACACAGTCTAGTTTAGCTGCGAGCCAAAGTTCAGgcagaatatatataaatatataatataaatattagggctgtcaatctGCAGACCCTCGAATCTCGAGTCAAGTCATAGTAAAGAAGAAAACTAAGAGGACTCAAACAactatttatttgattttttaaagaattagaTAAAGCAAATTTGATTGCGATAAAGAAagtggggatttttcccaacaGGGCAActcaaaaatcatgtttatgaACGGTTTGCAAATTATTTATTAAGTAATATAATGACTTATAAACCATCAATGAAGCTATTCATTGGTGCTTATCAACGATTTCATCACATTTGATACAGATTAAGTGGTGCAAAAACAGAGAATCAGCCACtaaatatatcattattatataattatttatgataTTACATTTCCCCCTAACTCCCAATCAGGAACTGACTTCAGCGTCGTAGAAACCCGAGCAAAAACTAAACCTACATTTTACCCACTGTGGtggtatattattattattaatattattatgataAGAGTTTACAGACCTGTTCTGTGTAACTTTATCTCAGGTTTCCAAACGATATCCAGCAGTCTGCGCTGGCGGTTGATCTCTGCTTCGTACTCTGAGATCATAGTTTGAAAATGTCGGAAGATTTCTTCAGCAGCAACAGTTAGTTGCTCGTTGATTAACTCTCTGAAATGTTGAACTGAACTCATTGTTGTCTAATTACCAATCAAATGTCTCCGTGTCCTGCTCAGAGACACACCGAGCAACTACTAGCACGTTTtgctacccgatgtgagtcttcttcttcttcttgttttatgGGGGTTGGCAAACAACGAattaccgccacctactggaaTGGAGTGTGGATCAAAGTGGCTATAACACCCTCtccaaaataactaaataaatacaaaaaaaccccacatacCTTATATCCTCCCCATTAAACCACTCACTCTAAGAAACTCTAACATTAATTGCCAACACCTACTTCCAGCGTGTTCCTGTAACATGGTTCTGAGGTCATACTGTATCTTATTGTCAGTAAGCTTTCTAATCCACCTCTGTATTTCGGCTTCATACCCCCGACAATGCACCATAACATGCTCTACTGTTTCAGGTTGACCACATTTCTCACATTCCCCCGTGTTATTTTTCCCTATTTTAGCTAGTGTACCATTAAGTGCAGTATGTCCAAACCTAAGTCTCGATATTATggtttcctctcttctgtcccGTCCTGCACTTTTCATGTCACCCACTTTCCTTTATATTGTGTAGAACCACCGTcctgtcctctcttcctcccattGCTTTTGCCACCTACTCCTCAATCTTTGTTTGATTATGTTCTTGACTTCCAGCTTACTGAGGCTAACTGCCAAGTCAACAACACTATTCTTTGTTGCCTCCTTCGCAGCCTCATCTGCCGCCTCATTCCCTTTTACCCCAATGTGTGCCGGTACCCATAGAAACACCACTGTATCCCCCATCATTTGAATCCTGTATAGTGTTTGTTGCACCTCAATCAAAATATATGGTCTGCTGTGTGAGTGACTGTACTGAAGACTCTTGAGTGATGAACTTGAATCAGAACAAATAACTGCTCTGAGGGGCCTTACCTCTTCAACCCACTGCACTGCTAATAGTATTGCCACCATTTCCCCTGTGTACGTCACAGACACTTCCCCACTGATCCTTTTCCCTACTGTTACCTGAAACTCAGGAACAATAAAAGCTACTCCTGCCCTTTCTGAATTCTTGGATGCATCTGTATACAGTTGAACGTAagaattatatctatcaatatacagtatgccTGTACATTCTGTACATTATACCCTAACTCTCCCTTCTTGCTCTTCTGCATTAGTATTGTAAAATCTACTGTGGCATTTGGCAATACCCAAGGTGGAACGATTGACAATGGTACTGTCGGACTAACATCTAAATTTGCTATTTCAATctcttctgtttcctgtgttatTGTCCAACCAAAACTTTTACTGTccctttttcccttttcccaACACGGTTCTAAAGTGCATTTTGTTGGATGATCTGTCACATGACCCTGCAAATTAACCCAATACACCAGCGATAATTGCAACCTCCTCATATCTAATGGCATTTCCCCCATTTCCACCTGTAATGCTGCTGTTGGAGTTGTTTTCAAAGCCCCTGTACATAGCCTCAATGCCTGATATTGAATAATGTCCAGCTTTCTCAGGGATGTGCTTGCCGCCGATCCATACGCCACACATCCATAATCTAAGAGAGACGTAATCAACCCACAATATATGGCTTTTAGCGCACTCCTGTCTGCCCCCCAGGCATACCCCACCAAACACCTCATcacatttaagacttttttacatttatccaCCACATTTTGAATATGCACCGCCCATGTGAGTCTCTCATCAAACCGTATTCCTAAAAACTTAAACTGTTTCACTCTCTCCAGTTCTTGATTGTACAATGTTAATTTAACTGTGTCACCAATTCTTTTCCTTGTAAAGACCATTATCTTTGTCTTATCAACTGAAAATTTGAATCCCCATTTATAGGACCATTCCTCTATTTTTGTGATTGCACTCTGTACATTCTTTATGATAAACTTCAGATTCCTTCCCCTCTTTCAAATTGCCCCATCATCTGCGAGAGAGAGACCCCCATTTCATGTCCTAATCTCATAAACACATCACTTATCATTATAGAAAAACATAATGGACTCACTATGCTCCCTTGAGGTGTTCCATTGTCAATACCCATTTTCCCTGAATATTTAGTCCCTATCCTGACTTGTATACATCTTCCAAATAAAAAATCCTTAATCCATCTGAACATACGACCTTTAACACCTAATTTCCAAAGTTTTATCAATAATCCATCACCCCCCACATCATATCATACGCCTTCTCTACATCTAAAAATACTGCCACTATACTTTCTCGATTTATTTGTGCCTTTCTCACCTCATGTTCTAGACATACAGCTGGATCCATAGTATTCCTCCCTCTTCTAAATCCACTTTGATATTTAGACACATATCCTTTATGTTCTACATAATAGGTAAACCTGTCATTTACCATTTTCTCCATTATTTTACAAACGTTGGATGTTAAAGCAATTGGTCGATCATTTCCTGGATTTGTGCAGTCTTTCCCTGGTTTGCGTATTGGAACTACCACCGCCTCCGTCCGTCTTTGTGGCAACTTCCCACCCTCCCACACTTTATTATATAACTCCAATAAAATGTCCTTGGCCGATTCACTAAGATGCTTCAATTTTATAAACCAAATCTGATCCTTGCCTGGAGCTGAcatctttgttttgttgagAGCGCGGTTTAGTTCGGCCTTTGTAAATGTCTCGTTTAATAAGTCATTAGTATCTTCCTCAGACTGCACCACTCCCACATTGTCCACTATTGTAGCTTCCCTTCCTCTTGCCCCTTCCTCAGTGATATTCCCTGAACTGTGTAATTTAAGCCTTCACCAACCTCTCcgctttctcttcatcttttacCGCTGTCACTTCACCATCCTTTAATACTGGATACCCATAGTCTCTTTTAATACCATTCAATCTCTTTATCATACCCCAAATTTTCCCAATTGCTGTTTCCCTCCCCACCGAATCACAAAATGCCCTCCAATATTccctttttgtactttttatgaCCCGCCTTACAAGTGCCTGCATTCTCTTATATTCAATCAGATTCTGAAAACTATGATttcttttcaacattttaaaagctttatttcGAGATTTAACTGCCTTGTCACACTCCTCCGTCCACCATGGAACAATCTTCTTCACATGCTTACCTCCCTTCTTCTGAATGGCCTTCCTTGCTGCCTCTAAAatacctgcacacacagacagatttaaTGTGTCAACATCTGTATTAGTGTCAATTGCTTTCATTCCTATATCACATATATACCCAAACTTTTCCCAATCAGCCCTCCCAAACGCCCACGTCTCCACTCCTTCATTATCACCTCGCTCTAACCCCACATCTAACACCGTTTTAATCGGATAGTGATCACTGCCAATGGTAGAGTCTCTGATCACAGTCCATGAACAAATACCTGCCAATGAATCAGTTACAAGTGTAAGATCTATAGCTGACTCTGACCCCGTTCTAATATTAATTCTTGTTCCACTCCCATCATTTAAGCATACTAAATTTCTACTCTCCATTAGCTCCTCAACCACTATACCATTATCATCATTCCTACCACCCCATAACGTACTATGTGCATTAAAATCCCCACACCATACCACTTTCCCCCCTAAATGTACACTTATTTCATCAAACATCTCTATTGTCATTCTATTACCTGGGTTGTAAAAATTAACTATCTTTATATTCCCAACTTTTGTCCAGATTTCAATTATTAAACACTCCAACCCTGTCCCTTTCCCCAAAACTCTATATTGTAACCCTTGCTTCACAAATCTAACACATCCCCCTCCACTCCCCTCTCCTCTATCTCTACGGATACTATCATAGCCCGTAATTACAAAATCCAATGACGGCTTGAGCCAGGTTTCTTGAACACATATGACTTCTGGTTTCTTTTCTAAGTCTTTAATGAATCCTTTGAATTCTTGGTCATTTGCTATGAGACTTCTTGCA
This genomic interval from Scomber scombrus chromosome 11, fScoSco1.1, whole genome shotgun sequence contains the following:
- the LOC133990871 gene encoding zinc finger protein 568-like isoform X2 gives rise to the protein MSSVQHFRELINEQLTVAAEEIFRHFQTMISEYEAEINRQRRLLDIVWKPEIKLHRTDVQQQELVIKEEHQGLSSSVVQEHPNIKEEGEAFLLTHFPVQNDDEEKSQLSQLHQRQTEESSESEPPGSSSTEQMKITEADGEDCGGPETARMSVSGFKCLSGSDDKTSYSSVAETEDNAGDWKETRKSQTDINTMKKNASVNNIGCNTGTKYSCCKCGRRFGQKHHLKTHMRRHTGERPFGCTLCGKRFTQKGNLTKHLIVHTQKRLCSCPVCGETFAQRGNLTQHMTVHTREKLCW
- the LOC133990871 gene encoding zinc finger protein 568-like isoform X1 → MSSVQHFRELINEQLTVAAEEIFRHFQTMISEYEAEINRQRRLLDIVWKPEIKLHRTADVQQQELVIKEEHQGLSSSVVQEHPNIKEEGEAFLLTHFPVQNDDEEKSQLSQLHQRQTEESSESEPPGSSSTEQMKITEADGEDCGGPETARMSVSGFKCLSGSDDKTSYSSVAETEDNAGDWKETRKSQTDINTMKKNASVNNIGCNTGTKYSCCKCGRRFGQKHHLKTHMRRHTGERPFGCTLCGKRFTQKGNLTKHLIVHTQKRLCSCPVCGETFAQRGNLTQHMTVHTREKLCW